TCTGATGGAACTGGCGGATCGCTTCGCCCTGCCAGTGATGACGCTGGTCGATACTCCCGGGGCGTATCCCGGCGTCGACGCCGAGGCGCGGGGCCAGTCGGAAGCGATCGCGCGCGCGATCGACGCGTGCCTGTCGATCCGCGTGCCATTGGTCGCGCTGGTCATCGGCGAGGGCGGCTCGGGCGGCGCCATCGCGCTTGCCGCCGGCAATACCGTCATGATGATGGAACATGCGATCTATTCGGTGATCTCGCCCGAAGGCTGCGCCTCGATCCTGTGGCGCGACGGAGATCAGGCGAAGGTTATGGCGGCGGAGGCGTTGCGCCTTACCGCTCAGGATCTGCTCGGGTTCGGCGTGATCGACCGCGTTGTCTCCGAGCCGCTTGGCGGCGCGCACCGCGATCCCAAGGCAGCGATCGCCGCCGCTGGCGGCGCGATCGCCGAGGCGCTCGACGCCCTCTGTACCCTCGATGGCGAATCTTTGCGGACGCGCCGTCGCGAGAAGTTCCTCGAGATCGGGCGGAAAGGAATCGCCTGACCACCACATGGTTCCCT
This window of the Rhodospirillales bacterium genome carries:
- a CDS encoding acetyl-CoA carboxylase carboxyltransferase subunit alpha, whose amino-acid sequence is MHYLDFEKPIAEIEGKIEELRHLSGQNGVNILEDVARLQGKVEKQIRQTYAKLTPWQKAQVARHPDRPHALDYIRDLIDDFTPLAGDRAFAEDRAVVGGLGRFRGRPVAVIGHEKGSTTEDRIKHNFGMARPEGYRKARRLMELADRFALPVMTLVDTPGAYPGVDAEARGQSEAIARAIDACLSIRVPLVALVIGEGGSGGAIALAAGNTVMMMEHAIYSVISPEGCASILWRDGDQAKVMAAEALRLTAQDLLGFGVIDRVVSEPLGGAHRDPKAAIAAAGGAIAEALDALCTLDGESLRTRRREKFLEIGRKGIA